A window of the Isosphaera pallida ATCC 43644 genome harbors these coding sequences:
- a CDS encoding S26 family signal peptidase, translated as MSAEPSFPSPRPGPGDSSGGRPRAKLKPVSQTRRRPTSVIASNAVPPQSPTPTQTPVAGPNANALTDLSGGWRETFESLAIAVLVAILFRGFFCEVFIIPTGSMAPTLMGQHKDLVCSQCGCSFTVNAAERPDNEMVFRQARPGRFTAQATCPNCRHIERGVSDEPVHNGDRILVLRQPYESPELPGSSPPTRWEVVVFRYPENPQQNYIKRLVGMPGEVLAIQGGDVLVRPGPDSPEAFDDPPKLDPRTEDPDAYTLARKPLNHLQAMKVLVYDDTLRASALADRPEWRRWRIEDPSRPSNSAEMEPGRYRLDGQREGRVALTYRHLVPDSSQWRAILEGKDPTTPPRPTLITDFLAYNTDNRDTPAWLQPHWVGDLSLSGRFELVGVPNDPQASLSLGLVRAGLVYHVDWRPAAGVIQVFRDNQALGEPIALTLGDGPHDFQWIHFDGELQLLIDGTPVLGGGILTRSGHSIGQAPTQADLAPARIEVRGLEAIISNLILHRDVYYTRDPQEYDYAGVWNPPRNEGELMDFLADPARFAVIGLASGLSQPRWVRPGHYLMLGDNSRRSSDSRAWGRRDQLPQGGWTHDLRQTHEVPESLIVGRAFFVYWPHGVPFWPKIRLDLGGRTWVLPFRPYFERMTWIR; from the coding sequence ATGTCCGCCGAGCCGTCGTTTCCATCCCCGCGACCCGGCCCCGGCGACTCGTCGGGAGGCCGCCCTAGGGCTAAGCTCAAACCGGTCTCCCAAACGCGACGCCGCCCGACCTCCGTGATTGCTTCCAACGCCGTCCCTCCACAATCCCCCACACCCACGCAGACCCCGGTCGCCGGACCGAACGCTAACGCCCTCACTGACCTCTCCGGCGGTTGGCGAGAAACCTTCGAGTCGTTGGCAATCGCTGTCCTCGTGGCAATCCTGTTCCGAGGCTTTTTCTGCGAGGTCTTCATCATCCCCACCGGGTCAATGGCACCGACCCTGATGGGTCAACATAAAGACCTTGTCTGCTCTCAATGCGGCTGCTCCTTCACGGTCAACGCCGCCGAACGCCCTGACAACGAGATGGTCTTTAGACAAGCCCGCCCGGGACGGTTCACTGCTCAGGCCACTTGTCCCAACTGCCGACACATCGAGCGCGGGGTTTCGGACGAACCGGTGCATAATGGCGACCGCATCCTGGTGCTGCGTCAACCTTACGAATCGCCCGAGCTGCCCGGATCGTCTCCTCCCACGCGCTGGGAGGTCGTGGTCTTCCGCTACCCAGAAAATCCTCAGCAGAACTACATCAAGCGTCTGGTCGGGATGCCGGGCGAAGTATTGGCGATTCAGGGAGGAGACGTATTGGTCCGCCCTGGTCCCGACTCGCCCGAGGCGTTTGACGACCCGCCGAAGCTCGACCCCCGAACCGAGGATCCCGACGCCTACACCCTGGCACGCAAGCCGTTGAACCATCTTCAAGCCATGAAGGTTCTTGTGTACGACGATACCTTGCGTGCGTCCGCTTTGGCCGATCGTCCCGAGTGGCGACGCTGGCGGATCGAGGACCCATCGCGACCGTCGAACTCGGCCGAGATGGAACCGGGCCGATACCGTCTTGATGGTCAAAGAGAAGGTCGGGTCGCGCTGACGTATCGTCATCTGGTGCCCGACTCCTCGCAATGGCGGGCGATTCTTGAAGGCAAAGACCCCACGACTCCACCGCGTCCCACCCTGATCACTGACTTCCTTGCCTACAACACGGACAACCGCGACACTCCGGCCTGGCTTCAACCGCACTGGGTGGGCGATTTGAGTCTCTCGGGTCGCTTTGAGCTTGTGGGTGTTCCCAACGACCCTCAAGCGTCGCTAAGTCTGGGACTGGTGAGGGCAGGTTTGGTCTACCACGTCGATTGGCGACCCGCCGCGGGTGTGATCCAGGTGTTTAGGGACAACCAAGCCCTTGGCGAACCGATTGCTCTCACTCTGGGAGACGGTCCTCACGACTTCCAGTGGATCCACTTCGACGGCGAGTTGCAACTGCTGATCGATGGCACTCCGGTGCTGGGTGGAGGGATTCTCACCCGTTCGGGTCACTCGATTGGTCAAGCCCCCACCCAGGCCGATCTCGCGCCGGCTCGTATCGAGGTCCGCGGTCTGGAGGCGATCATTTCGAACCTGATCCTTCATCGCGACGTTTACTATACTCGAGACCCTCAGGAGTATGACTATGCCGGGGTGTGGAATCCACCGCGCAACGAAGGGGAATTGATGGACTTCCTGGCCGATCCGGCCCGGTTCGCGGTCATCGGCCTTGCCAGTGGGTTGTCCCAACCTCGTTGGGTGCGTCCCGGTCATTACCTGATGTTGGGCGACAATAGCCGCCGCAGTAGCGACTCGCGGGCTTGGGGCCGGCGGGACCAGCTCCCCCAAGGCGGCTGGACCCACGACCTTCGCCAGACCCACGAGGTGCCCGAATCGTTGATCGTGGGGCGGGCGTTTTTCGTGTATTGGCCTCACGGCGTGCCGTTCTGGCCCAAGATTCGGCTGGATTTAGGCGGTCGCACGTGGGTCCTGCCGTTTCGGCCTTACTTCGAACGCATGACTTGGATACGATGA
- the lptB gene encoding LPS export ABC transporter ATP-binding protein, which produces MPLLEARNLQKWYKKRQVVKGVGFEVDRGRVVGLLGPNGAGKTTSFRMTIGLIDADDGQVFFDGQDVTNWPMYKRARAGMGYLAQDSSVFKMLSVEDNLMAILETRPLSRKERIKRQNELLDLFDLTKIRRNRASSISGGERRRLEFARSLITEPKLILLDEPFAGIDPITVSEIRKIIRRLAEQSRIAILITDHAFRETLQVTDTNIVIANGSVIATGTKKEIINHPAVIDVYIGMNYAMDLGDLESDDPPAPPQVAAVSMAPTASASQSHTAAAAAGANAGLVYDVVAIPSAVVEPSFDVELRDPRAGLSSSAATTPPGSVPSGSPAAGSRRDQAHSSSGPVPGFAPPLPRPTPRAISQWDDTRPPRVS; this is translated from the coding sequence ATGCCACTCTTGGAAGCCCGCAACCTTCAGAAGTGGTACAAAAAGCGCCAGGTGGTCAAAGGGGTCGGCTTCGAAGTCGATCGCGGCCGGGTGGTCGGGTTGCTCGGACCTAACGGTGCCGGCAAAACCACCAGCTTTCGCATGACAATCGGCTTGATCGACGCCGACGACGGCCAAGTTTTCTTCGATGGTCAGGATGTCACCAACTGGCCTATGTACAAACGCGCCCGCGCCGGTATGGGCTACCTGGCGCAGGATTCGAGCGTCTTCAAGATGCTCTCGGTCGAAGACAATCTGATGGCGATTTTGGAAACCCGTCCCTTGAGCCGCAAGGAACGGATCAAGCGGCAGAACGAGTTGCTCGACTTATTCGACCTCACCAAGATCCGCCGCAACCGGGCCTCCAGCATTTCGGGAGGCGAGCGGCGGCGGTTGGAGTTCGCCCGTTCGCTGATCACCGAGCCCAAGCTGATTTTGCTCGATGAACCGTTTGCAGGCATCGACCCGATCACAGTGAGCGAGATTCGCAAAATCATCCGACGGTTGGCCGAGCAAAGTCGGATTGCGATTCTGATCACCGATCATGCTTTCCGGGAAACCCTTCAAGTCACCGACACCAACATCGTGATTGCCAACGGCAGCGTGATCGCCACCGGAACCAAAAAGGAGATTATCAACCATCCGGCGGTCATCGACGTGTACATCGGCATGAATTATGCGATGGATCTCGGCGACCTCGAGTCCGACGACCCGCCTGCCCCACCCCAGGTCGCTGCCGTCTCGATGGCCCCAACGGCTTCGGCGTCTCAATCCCACACGGCGGCGGCTGCGGCCGGGGCGAATGCGGGTTTGGTTTACGACGTGGTAGCGATTCCTTCGGCGGTGGTCGAGCCGAGTTTCGACGTGGAGCTTCGGGATCCGCGGGCCGGTTTGTCCTCCTCCGCTGCCACCACTCCGCCTGGTTCGGTGCCGTCCGGTTCACCGGCAGCCGGTTCCCGCCGCGATCAGGCCCACTCCTCCTCCGGTCCGGTTCCTGGCTTCGCTCCTCCCCTCCCTCGACCCACGCCCCGCGCGATCTCCCAGTGGGACGACACTCGGCCGCCCCGTGTTTCCTGA
- a CDS encoding HEAT repeat domain-containing protein codes for MSAHLGLMIGVDPPYRAAVAKQPGRSTVLVSPTRLGTLSLPLVIAGILPLGGSLSAQEIDLPPKAVPLVQRGVATLRSSTSIISAPLGESALAALAIYKSGAPADDPAIQAVLRRLDNDHFRNGVYYPEGGFHGIYASGVYAILLSNVAPKERLPQIQTIVNFLLAIQKANGSWDYPERTTGDMSVTQYVILGLWEAQTAGAKVPPAAFDRCASWIVSVQYPSGAWNYKPGESQWPPTVSMTAAGVGSLLICRDMLQPLRKPEQGDPTLISPHLIPLDTTARRERYTVRTPASAIEEAIRKGSQWIGANFIPNQNDKSPYYAMYGIERVAALLDSELIGGKPWYDTGFEFIQSRGGAGSWNSEYGVTCNTAWAVMFLSKATVISAAKARRALGAGTLIGGRGLPRNLDGMTISQGRIAARAMSGAVEGMIAVLEDPTALNAEEAVAGLVRQYQTGGPEILRPFKDRLRRLLRDDPDPGIRNVAAWALSRTEDLDVVPALIQALNDEDNEVILQARDGLRLLSRKLEGFGPPDISTPEERADAAAKWTQWYRQVRPSRVSGR; via the coding sequence ATGTCCGCCCACCTTGGCTTGATGATCGGCGTCGATCCACCCTATCGGGCCGCCGTCGCCAAGCAACCTGGCCGATCAACTGTCTTGGTTTCCCCGACGAGGCTCGGGACGCTGTCGCTTCCGCTTGTGATCGCGGGGATCCTCCCGCTGGGCGGGTCCCTGAGTGCCCAGGAGATCGACCTGCCGCCCAAGGCGGTTCCTCTGGTCCAACGTGGGGTTGCCACCCTCAGGAGCAGCACCTCGATCATCAGCGCACCGCTAGGCGAATCGGCCTTGGCGGCCCTGGCCATCTATAAGTCGGGCGCGCCGGCGGACGACCCGGCGATCCAGGCGGTGTTGCGACGGTTGGACAATGACCACTTCCGCAACGGTGTGTATTACCCCGAAGGTGGCTTCCACGGCATCTACGCCTCAGGGGTTTACGCCATCCTGCTTTCCAACGTCGCCCCCAAGGAGCGATTGCCACAGATTCAAACTATCGTCAATTTTTTGCTGGCGATCCAAAAAGCCAACGGCTCTTGGGATTATCCCGAACGCACCACGGGCGACATGTCCGTGACGCAATACGTGATCCTCGGTCTCTGGGAAGCCCAAACCGCCGGAGCCAAGGTACCTCCCGCCGCCTTTGACCGTTGCGCTTCCTGGATCGTGTCGGTGCAGTATCCCAGTGGAGCGTGGAACTACAAGCCGGGCGAAAGCCAATGGCCACCAACAGTCTCGATGACCGCCGCGGGGGTGGGAAGTCTGCTGATCTGCCGCGACATGCTCCAGCCGCTGCGCAAACCCGAACAGGGCGACCCTACTCTGATCAGTCCTCACCTGATCCCGCTGGATACCACCGCCCGCCGCGAGCGTTACACGGTCCGCACCCCTGCGTCGGCCATCGAGGAGGCGATCCGCAAAGGCTCGCAATGGATCGGGGCCAACTTCATCCCCAATCAGAACGACAAATCGCCCTATTATGCGATGTACGGGATTGAACGAGTGGCCGCCCTGCTCGACAGCGAACTGATCGGCGGCAAACCTTGGTACGACACCGGCTTTGAGTTCATTCAGAGTCGGGGCGGGGCCGGCAGTTGGAACTCGGAATACGGCGTCACCTGCAACACCGCCTGGGCGGTGATGTTTTTGTCCAAGGCCACGGTGATCTCGGCGGCCAAAGCGCGACGGGCGCTGGGGGCCGGGACGTTGATCGGCGGTCGCGGCCTGCCGCGCAACCTGGACGGAATGACCATCTCCCAAGGGCGGATCGCCGCCCGGGCGATGTCAGGCGCGGTCGAAGGGATGATCGCCGTTCTCGAAGATCCCACGGCCCTCAACGCCGAGGAAGCTGTGGCCGGTCTGGTTCGCCAGTACCAAACGGGCGGCCCCGAGATTTTACGTCCCTTCAAGGATCGTCTCAGACGCCTGCTCCGCGACGATCCCGACCCCGGCATCCGTAACGTCGCCGCCTGGGCGCTGAGCCGAACCGAAGACCTCGACGTGGTCCCCGCGCTGATTCAAGCCCTCAACGACGAGGACAACGAAGTGATCCTTCAAGCGCGCGACGGTCTGCGGTTGCTCTCGCGCAAGCTGGAGGGTTTTGGTCCGCCCGACATCTCCACGCCCGAGGAGCGGGCCGACGCCGCCGCCAAGTGGACCCAGTGGTATCGTCAGGTCCGGCCCTCCCGAGTTTCAGGCCGCTGA
- a CDS encoding Ldh family oxidoreductase has translation MILLDSSTLTEFVARLFAACGVPREDAHQVAMSLVGADLRGHESHGTMRTHQYIEALRAGRYRARAELTVIREAGPVMVAEGHLGLGAVLTHRFLDQLIPKAREFGVAVGAARRFGHAGRIGEYAERAVAEGLAFIAFSNNDGAGQRVIPPGGIEPRLGTNPLCLASPTTRGPLVLDLGTSAVSEGKVRIHHLDGNRPIPEGWVIDHRGRPTTNPAVLYEKPTGSILPMGGLQSYKGFGLALLLDLLSAGLTGGHCVNPDPPPVIGNNLVFILMDPVAFAGTEHLLDQSAILETYIRGCPVAMGQGPIRLPGDRERALLHRRQREGLPMSEPLWTRLTRLGEELGVPVPHGLVRRAN, from the coding sequence TTGATCCTTTTGGACTCTTCGACGCTGACCGAGTTTGTGGCCCGCTTGTTCGCCGCCTGCGGAGTGCCCAGGGAGGACGCCCATCAGGTCGCAATGAGCCTGGTCGGGGCTGACCTACGCGGCCACGAGTCGCATGGAACCATGCGGACCCATCAATATATCGAAGCGCTCCGTGCTGGCCGCTATCGAGCCCGCGCCGAGTTGACCGTGATCCGCGAGGCGGGGCCAGTGATGGTCGCCGAGGGTCATTTGGGTTTAGGGGCCGTGCTGACCCACCGCTTTCTCGATCAACTGATTCCCAAGGCGCGGGAGTTCGGCGTGGCGGTGGGGGCGGCTCGTCGGTTCGGCCACGCCGGACGGATTGGCGAGTACGCCGAGCGGGCGGTGGCTGAGGGTCTCGCGTTCATCGCCTTTAGCAACAACGACGGAGCGGGCCAACGGGTGATCCCTCCGGGCGGCATCGAGCCACGGCTGGGGACCAACCCGCTTTGCCTGGCCTCGCCCACCACGCGGGGACCGTTGGTACTGGACCTGGGCACCTCAGCGGTCTCCGAGGGAAAAGTGCGGATTCATCATCTGGATGGCAACCGTCCCATTCCCGAAGGTTGGGTGATCGACCATCGGGGCCGCCCCACCACCAATCCAGCAGTTCTCTACGAGAAACCGACCGGCAGCATTTTGCCGATGGGTGGTCTTCAAAGCTATAAAGGGTTCGGCCTGGCGCTACTGCTGGATTTGCTCTCGGCCGGGTTGACCGGTGGCCATTGCGTCAACCCCGACCCACCGCCGGTCATCGGCAACAACCTGGTCTTCATCCTGATGGACCCGGTCGCCTTCGCCGGAACCGAACACCTGCTCGATCAGTCCGCCATCCTCGAAACCTACATTCGTGGCTGTCCCGTGGCGATGGGTCAGGGACCAATCCGATTGCCAGGCGACCGTGAACGCGCCTTGCTTCATCGCCGTCAACGCGAGGGACTCCCAATGTCCGAACCGCTCTGGACCCGCCTCACCCGTCTCGGCGAAGAACTCGGCGTGCCGGTTCCCCACGGCTTGGTTCGCCGGGCGAATTGA
- a CDS encoding aldose 1-epimerase: MSDFRVRTSQAGSVTLHHLQDAQSGAEATVSAGYGFNLFDLKLPIGGRVRPILYAAEGFATSPRDPARNGIPILFPFPNRIAGGRYTFGGKTYQLPINLKPNAIHGFVMDTPWEVTVFEATPQGARITGRHILSQQAPASLPLWPSDAVLEVTYTLAGRMLRMDIAVTNPTAHDLPYGFGIHPYFHLPLDPDSDNARTKVIIPASKRWVLNEFLPTGEVEPVPSELDFRQGKPMKGLTLDDVFTGLEPEGQPQRRVCRLVDETLNAEVQLSFGPEFRELVAYTPPGDGRIISLEPYTQTTDAINLQGRGIDAGLRVLKHGERDELVIEFSTVDL; this comes from the coding sequence ATGTCCGACTTCCGCGTGCGCACCTCCCAAGCTGGTTCGGTCACGCTTCACCACCTCCAGGACGCCCAAAGCGGCGCGGAAGCGACCGTCTCGGCCGGTTACGGCTTCAATCTCTTTGATCTCAAGCTCCCGATTGGCGGACGGGTCCGACCGATCCTTTATGCGGCCGAAGGCTTCGCTACCTCGCCCCGCGACCCGGCCCGCAACGGCATTCCCATCCTGTTTCCGTTCCCCAACCGGATCGCTGGGGGCCGCTACACCTTCGGCGGCAAAACCTACCAACTGCCGATCAATCTCAAGCCCAACGCGATTCACGGCTTCGTCATGGACACCCCTTGGGAGGTCACGGTCTTTGAGGCGACGCCCCAAGGCGCGCGGATCACTGGACGGCACATTCTTTCCCAGCAGGCGCCCGCCTCGCTGCCGCTTTGGCCCTCCGACGCGGTTTTGGAGGTCACCTACACCCTGGCCGGGCGAATGCTCCGCATGGACATCGCTGTGACCAACCCCACCGCGCATGACCTCCCCTATGGGTTCGGTATCCATCCCTATTTTCATCTGCCGCTCGATCCTGACTCCGACAACGCCCGGACCAAGGTGATTATTCCCGCCTCCAAGCGTTGGGTTCTCAACGAGTTTTTGCCGACCGGCGAAGTCGAGCCGGTGCCCTCGGAACTCGATTTCCGTCAGGGGAAGCCGATGAAGGGACTCACGCTCGACGATGTGTTCACCGGCCTGGAACCCGAAGGCCAACCCCAGCGCCGGGTCTGCCGCCTGGTGGACGAGACCCTCAACGCCGAGGTCCAGCTCAGCTTCGGACCCGAGTTCCGCGAGCTGGTCGCCTACACCCCGCCCGGCGACGGCCGGATCATCTCGCTGGAACCCTACACCCAGACCACAGACGCCATCAACCTTCAAGGGCGGGGGATCGACGCTGGCCTGCGCGTCCTCAAGCACGGCGAGCGTGATGAACTGGTCATCGAGTTCTCAACCGTCGATCTCTAA
- a CDS encoding DUF1559 domain-containing protein: MRLPSRLSSSKSSCKGFTLIELLVVIAIIAVLIALLLPAVQAAREAARRSQCVNNLKQIGLAMQNYHDVHQTFPLQGTLGVPLDNPAQRSNWWGPSVFVHLLPFMEQTPLQNAFNFSASCVVGCTTLGRSANTTVVNTAIQTMLCPSDGNTVYPRGTNYAVSCGPQFRFDVSGNLATGVFVTTRAFGISAIPDGTSNTILCSEVIRGDGVAGRDNGAERYRDVPWPVGGPEGSGINQVMPEGLPNLQAYLTACAPRVQARTSEINDAHNSWAFARMHLGTAFNTIQPPNARQRDCIWYPAHAGLITARSRHSGGVNTLFGDGSVRFIKDTINQPTWWALGTREGGEVISSDQL; encoded by the coding sequence ATGCGTCTTCCCAGTCGGCTCTCGTCGTCGAAGTCGAGTTGCAAGGGTTTCACGTTGATCGAACTGCTGGTGGTGATCGCCATCATCGCGGTGCTGATCGCGCTGCTGCTGCCGGCGGTGCAGGCCGCCCGCGAGGCGGCCCGGCGCAGTCAATGCGTCAACAACCTCAAGCAAATCGGTCTGGCGATGCAAAACTATCACGATGTCCACCAGACGTTCCCGCTCCAGGGGACGCTCGGCGTTCCTTTGGACAACCCCGCTCAGCGGTCCAACTGGTGGGGTCCCAGCGTCTTCGTGCATCTTCTTCCGTTCATGGAGCAAACCCCGCTTCAGAACGCCTTCAACTTCTCGGCCTCCTGTGTCGTGGGCTGCACGACCTTGGGGCGTTCGGCCAACACCACGGTGGTCAACACCGCGATCCAGACTATGTTGTGCCCGTCGGATGGCAACACAGTCTATCCTCGGGGTACCAATTACGCGGTCAGTTGCGGTCCCCAATTCCGTTTTGACGTGAGCGGCAACCTTGCAACTGGGGTCTTCGTGACCACCCGGGCCTTTGGCATATCTGCCATTCCAGATGGCACTAGCAACACGATCCTGTGCAGCGAGGTGATTCGGGGTGACGGTGTCGCTGGCCGGGACAACGGCGCGGAACGTTATCGCGACGTTCCTTGGCCCGTGGGTGGCCCGGAGGGATCGGGAATCAACCAGGTCATGCCCGAAGGTTTGCCCAACCTCCAAGCCTACCTGACGGCCTGCGCTCCCCGAGTTCAAGCGCGGACCAGCGAGATAAACGACGCTCACAACTCCTGGGCGTTCGCGCGGATGCACCTGGGCACGGCCTTCAACACCATTCAGCCTCCCAATGCCCGTCAACGTGACTGCATTTGGTATCCTGCCCATGCCGGTCTTATCACCGCGCGGAGTCGTCACTCCGGCGGTGTTAATACTCTGTTCGGCGACGGCTCGGTGCGGTTCATCAAGGATACCATCAACCAACCAACCTGGTGGGCTCTGGGAACCCGCGAAGGTGGCGAGGTCATCAGCTCGGATCAACTCTGA
- a CDS encoding DNA-3-methyladenine glycosylase family protein, with protein sequence MLATDDRWAPLVARLGPCDLTPQPPETRFGILVRAIVGQQIAAKAASAIHRRLVLHLADDPESAGRFVTDPQRLLDTSEENLRGLGLSRVKQTYLRALAHAQLNGLEVERLHELPDDEIVARLTAVKGIGRWTAEMFLMFALARPDVFPVGDLAIRVGVARFHHIASPPSPADCLRLAQPWTPHRTLASWYLWRWVEDGQGT encoded by the coding sequence TTGCTGGCCACCGATGACCGTTGGGCTCCGCTTGTGGCTCGGCTTGGTCCCTGCGACCTGACCCCGCAACCGCCTGAGACCCGGTTCGGCATTCTGGTCCGCGCGATTGTGGGTCAACAAATCGCCGCCAAGGCCGCCTCGGCGATTCATCGTCGCCTGGTCCTTCACCTCGCCGACGACCCTGAGTCCGCCGGACGGTTTGTCACCGATCCTCAACGTCTGCTCGACACCTCCGAGGAGAATCTGCGCGGCTTGGGACTCTCGCGGGTCAAACAAACCTATCTCCGCGCCCTGGCGCACGCCCAACTCAACGGCCTAGAGGTGGAACGGTTGCACGAACTGCCCGACGATGAGATCGTGGCCCGTCTCACCGCCGTCAAGGGAATCGGTCGCTGGACCGCCGAGATGTTCCTCATGTTCGCCCTGGCCCGACCCGATGTCTTCCCCGTGGGCGATCTGGCGATCCGCGTGGGGGTCGCGCGGTTCCACCACATCGCATCTCCCCCCTCCCCCGCCGACTGCCTCCGTCTGGCTCAACCCTGGACCCCTCATCGTACCCTCGCCTCCTGGTACCTTTGGCGCTGGGTGGAGGATGGTCAAGGAACATAA
- a CDS encoding ROK family protein, whose amino-acid sequence MASQPPSVSAELTPSKRFGMMGYTTWKRVHHAIGARRVMVSREREQGSAQAAEGPFWLGIDLGGTNIKSGVVDDQGHPLSSVCRPTEAEKGPAVGLINLAEAGRQAVAEAGLTLDQIAGVGLGSPGLMDIHAGLLIDPPNLPGWTNLPIRRLLEEKLGRPTAFQNDANAAAFGEFWVGAGREVESLVLFTLGTGVGCGIIDNGRLIEGRHSHGAECGHIIIQMEGGREWPPGYFGRLEAYASATALVKRAVEALDRDRNLTTSLRTLLAQDNLSSRTIFEAADAGDALAKRLVRETARYLAVGAVNLMHTIDPDMVLFAGGMIAAGPSFLEQIRADIREMAFPIPARATRIEYAALGVDAGFIGAAGWARFKFKP is encoded by the coding sequence GTGGCGAGCCAACCTCCGTCGGTTTCGGCCGAGTTGACCCCGTCCAAGCGGTTTGGAATGATGGGGTACACGACCTGGAAGCGAGTGCATCACGCCATCGGAGCGCGACGAGTCATGGTCAGCCGGGAGCGGGAACAAGGGTCGGCGCAGGCGGCGGAAGGTCCATTCTGGTTGGGCATCGACCTGGGAGGCACCAACATTAAAAGCGGTGTGGTGGACGACCAGGGGCATCCCCTCTCCTCGGTTTGCCGACCCACCGAGGCGGAAAAGGGGCCCGCAGTGGGATTGATCAACCTGGCCGAGGCGGGCCGCCAAGCCGTGGCTGAAGCCGGATTGACTTTGGACCAGATCGCCGGAGTCGGTTTGGGATCGCCCGGACTTATGGACATTCACGCCGGGTTGTTGATCGATCCGCCCAACCTGCCGGGCTGGACCAACCTGCCGATCCGCCGGTTGCTCGAAGAGAAGCTGGGGCGTCCCACCGCGTTTCAAAACGACGCTAACGCCGCCGCCTTCGGCGAGTTCTGGGTCGGGGCCGGCCGCGAGGTGGAAAGCCTTGTCCTCTTCACCCTAGGTACCGGGGTCGGCTGCGGCATCATCGACAATGGGCGTCTCATCGAAGGGCGGCACTCCCACGGGGCCGAATGCGGCCACATCATCATCCAAATGGAGGGCGGCCGCGAATGGCCTCCCGGCTACTTCGGACGCCTGGAAGCCTATGCCTCGGCCACCGCGTTGGTCAAACGCGCTGTCGAGGCGCTGGATCGGGACCGCAACCTGACGACCAGCCTACGAACCCTGCTGGCCCAGGACAACTTGTCAAGCCGTACCATCTTCGAGGCCGCCGACGCCGGCGACGCGCTGGCCAAGCGTCTGGTGCGCGAAACGGCCCGCTACCTGGCGGTCGGCGCAGTGAATCTCATGCACACAATCGACCCGGACATGGTGCTGTTCGCGGGCGGGATGATCGCCGCGGGTCCTTCCTTCCTGGAACAAATTCGGGCCGATATCCGCGAAATGGCCTTCCCCATACCTGCCCGCGCCACTCGGATCGAATATGCCGCCCTGGGAGTTGACGCCGGCTTCATCGGCGCGGCCGGCTGGGCCCGGTTTAAGTTCAAGCCATGA
- the rsfS gene encoding ribosome silencing factor, which yields MTDSPASPPPLPPSNSSGTRRLRTHEVQDPIPSAAVGRSMPTRLERALDHARLCARLAADNRAKDVVLLDLRGGTPLVDFFVIASATSQRQSRAIVSEIEREMKKRGERKLGVEGAESGRWALIDYGDFVVHVFSPEARLYYRLEEIWGDAPRLDWQAERIDLSEPVPFVGGGGVSQSAATPGGLRDMADLSDDEFDALIAGAEFDEDLQDQDDEEEDGGQESDDLDDLHHEDDDFESGLGRETTRP from the coding sequence ATGACCGATTCCCCCGCCTCGCCGCCGCCACTGCCTCCGTCCAACTCGTCCGGAACCCGCCGGTTGCGAACCCACGAGGTGCAAGATCCGATCCCCAGCGCGGCGGTGGGCCGCTCCATGCCCACGCGGTTGGAACGCGCGCTCGACCACGCTCGGCTCTGCGCCCGCCTGGCCGCTGATAACCGGGCCAAAGACGTGGTGTTGCTCGATCTCAGGGGCGGCACCCCGTTGGTCGATTTCTTCGTGATCGCTTCGGCCACCTCGCAACGGCAGTCGCGGGCGATCGTGTCGGAAATCGAGCGTGAAATGAAAAAGCGGGGCGAACGCAAGCTAGGAGTCGAAGGGGCCGAAAGCGGTCGTTGGGCCCTCATTGATTACGGCGATTTCGTGGTCCATGTCTTTTCGCCCGAAGCCCGCCTCTACTACCGCCTTGAGGAAATCTGGGGCGACGCTCCCCGACTCGACTGGCAAGCCGAACGGATCGATCTCTCCGAGCCGGTTCCCTTCGTCGGAGGCGGTGGGGTAAGCCAATCCGCCGCCACCCCGGGTGGACTCCGCGACATGGCCGACCTCTCCGACGACGAGTTCGACGCCCTGATCGCCGGGGCCGAGTTCGACGAGGACCTCCAAGATCAAGACGACGAGGAGGAAGACGGCGGACAGGAGTCGGACGACCTCGACGACCTTCATCATGAGGATGACGACTTTGAGTCCGGTTTAGGTCGGGAGACGACGCGACCATGA